One window of the Chryseobacterium camelliae genome contains the following:
- a CDS encoding RagB/SusD family nutrient uptake outer membrane protein: MIHFNKKLLLGAIFMSLTFTGCNEILDEQPRSIYTVDYFSTADGVNQSFTSLYRQLRLLYGNGYFMSNCQNGTDESTFAQSADGNFKDLDMSGNGNINAATFPTSMVWGSVFPYINTANGIIEKGPGFGIAESMISEARFFRGFDYFMLVQTYGGVPLDLGSGELKFNSSPTTSSVRNTVPEVYTKAIFPDLVKAVDNLPVTPRVTGGVTKNVARLFLAKAYLTYGWWLQNPNNIPTYPDAQRVDPDGHNAQWYFQQAYDVAMTGISNPGSYGLQPTFYDVNAGANDRNSECMLYADHTQSSVFYNESDPVGFGSGWAPDNFAAWMQTWNYTAIKSSKTTSWASADVVSSVQREAAQSLGRPWVRMCPTLGVIKNTFADKTNDSRYDGTFVTTYRGNWQKQGTGLTAVPVLYNANNLPVQPGGAILSFLNDDSQAPTYPTGSGQNGVGAGTLPGRADWVIAPNGINRIVYPGLWKIGTYRTDDPNGLGYPNAGLTRPFNVAKFSEFYFIAAEAAVKGASGSMSARDLINVIRARAGKWKFNNAQNVAYVADNSAAMTAATPSSITVDYILAERSREYYGEFYRWYDLVRTQKWAQYAATYQIGGASYGDHTPQTVTRTIQPFHYLRPIPQSQLDAMEVSADVKAKFQNPGY; the protein is encoded by the coding sequence ATGATACATTTCAATAAAAAATTGTTGTTAGGAGCGATATTTATGTCGCTGACATTTACCGGTTGTAATGAAATCCTGGATGAACAGCCCAGATCAATATACACTGTAGATTATTTCAGTACGGCAGACGGTGTTAATCAGAGTTTCACTTCACTATACAGACAGTTAAGGCTTTTATATGGTAACGGATACTTTATGAGTAACTGCCAGAACGGGACTGATGAATCCACGTTCGCACAGAGTGCTGACGGGAACTTCAAAGACCTGGATATGTCCGGAAACGGAAACATCAATGCTGCCACATTCCCTACGAGTATGGTATGGGGGTCTGTATTCCCTTATATCAATACGGCCAATGGGATTATTGAGAAAGGACCAGGTTTCGGTATTGCGGAATCCATGATTTCAGAAGCCAGATTCTTCAGGGGATTTGATTACTTCATGCTCGTGCAGACGTATGGAGGAGTGCCTTTGGATTTAGGGTCCGGTGAACTGAAATTCAACAGCTCACCAACGACAAGCTCAGTAAGAAATACAGTTCCGGAAGTATATACGAAAGCTATTTTTCCTGATCTGGTGAAGGCCGTAGACAATTTACCTGTAACACCTCGGGTAACCGGAGGCGTAACGAAAAATGTAGCCAGATTATTCCTGGCGAAAGCATACCTTACTTATGGCTGGTGGTTGCAGAACCCTAACAATATTCCTACCTATCCGGATGCACAGCGTGTGGATCCGGATGGTCATAATGCACAGTGGTATTTCCAGCAGGCATATGATGTCGCCATGACGGGAATCAGCAACCCGGGATCTTATGGTTTACAGCCTACGTTCTATGATGTTAATGCAGGAGCAAATGACCGTAACAGCGAGTGCATGCTGTATGCAGACCATACCCAGTCCAGTGTATTCTATAATGAAAGTGATCCTGTGGGATTCGGCTCAGGATGGGCTCCGGATAATTTTGCTGCATGGATGCAGACCTGGAACTATACGGCTATCAAAAGCAGCAAGACTACTTCATGGGCTTCAGCAGATGTGGTAAGTTCAGTACAGCGTGAAGCTGCACAATCTTTAGGGCGTCCTTGGGTGCGTATGTGTCCTACTTTAGGCGTGATCAAAAATACATTTGCAGATAAAACAAATGACTCCCGTTATGATGGTACCTTCGTAACTACCTACAGAGGAAACTGGCAGAAGCAGGGTACAGGTTTAACCGCTGTACCGGTATTATACAATGCCAACAACCTTCCTGTACAGCCGGGAGGCGCCATCTTAAGCTTCCTGAATGATGATTCTCAGGCACCGACTTATCCTACAGGATCCGGACAGAACGGTGTAGGAGCAGGTACATTGCCGGGAAGGGCGGATTGGGTCATTGCACCAAACGGGATCAACAGAATTGTATATCCTGGACTTTGGAAGATCGGAACTTACCGTACGGATGACCCGAACGGACTTGGATATCCTAATGCGGGTTTAACACGTCCGTTTAACGTTGCTAAATTCTCTGAATTCTATTTTATTGCAGCAGAAGCAGCCGTAAAAGGTGCCTCAGGATCTATGAGTGCCAGAGACCTGATCAACGTCATCCGTGCCAGAGCAGGAAAATGGAAATTCAACAATGCCCAGAATGTGGCCTATGTCGCAGATAATAGCGCTGCTATGACTGCCGCTACTCCTTCAAGCATTACGGTTGACTATATCCTTGCAGAGAGATCCAGAGAGTATTACGGAGAATTCTACAGATGGTATGACTTGGTACGTACACAGAAATGGGCTCAGTATGCAGCTACTTACCAGATTGGGGGAGCGTCTTACGGAGATCATACTCCGCAGACGGTAACCAGAACCATTCAGCCGTTCCACTACCTGAGACCAATTCCTCAGAGCCAGCTGGATGCAATGGAGGTTAGCGCTGACGTAAAAGCTAAATTCCAAAACCCTGGATATTAA
- a CDS encoding SDR family oxidoreductase encodes MNEIFSIKDKVAVITGASGVLGGSLAKSFIEAGAKVVALGRKQETLDSRVEELIANGGEAFAVEANVMSIESLEKAAKKITEKYGRIDILLNIAGGNIPSATLSPDQSFFDMKIEGWNEVTDLNINGTVYPSYVFGKVMAEQGSGSIVNISSMAAYSAITRVAGYSAAKSAITNFTQWLASDVALKFGDKIRVNAVAPGFFIGDQNRAILLNPDGSLTDRSKKVIAKTPMGRFGDVEELNGAVQFLCSDAASFITGALLPVDGGFSAFSGV; translated from the coding sequence ATGAACGAAATATTCAGTATAAAAGATAAAGTAGCTGTTATTACCGGAGCATCCGGTGTTTTGGGTGGCAGCCTTGCGAAAAGCTTCATAGAGGCCGGTGCCAAAGTTGTGGCGTTAGGAAGAAAACAGGAAACGCTTGACAGCAGGGTAGAGGAACTGATCGCCAATGGGGGGGAAGCCTTTGCTGTAGAGGCCAACGTCATGAGCATTGAAAGCCTTGAGAAAGCCGCAAAAAAAATCACAGAAAAATACGGAAGGATAGACATCCTCCTGAATATTGCCGGAGGAAATATTCCTTCAGCCACCTTATCTCCGGATCAGTCCTTCTTCGACATGAAGATAGAAGGCTGGAATGAAGTTACCGACCTGAACATCAACGGGACGGTTTATCCGAGCTATGTTTTCGGAAAAGTAATGGCAGAACAGGGAAGCGGAAGTATTGTTAATATTTCATCAATGGCCGCCTATTCGGCCATTACAAGGGTAGCCGGTTATTCGGCGGCAAAATCGGCAATCACCAATTTTACCCAATGGCTCGCATCCGATGTAGCCTTGAAATTCGGGGATAAAATCCGTGTCAATGCTGTAGCTCCCGGATTTTTTATCGGTGACCAGAACCGTGCCATCCTGTTGAATCCTGACGGCTCGTTAACAGACAGAAGTAAAAAGGTAATTGCTAAAACCCCAATGGGACGTTTCGGAGATGTAGAAGAGCTCAACGGAGCCGTACAGTTCCTGTGTTCGGATGCTGCGAGCTTCATCACCGGTGCCTTGTTGCCTGTGGATGGCGGCTTCAGCGCATTCAGCGGTGTTTAG
- the uxuA gene encoding mannonate dehydratase — protein sequence MEKTWRWFGKKDKIQLNMLRQIGVEGIVSALHDVPNGQVWTLEAIQEYKQYIESHGLRWSVVESLPVSEAIKYGGEDRDSLIENYILSLENLGKAGVKTVCYNFMPVLDWARTDLFHEWEDGSSSLYFDKARFAYFEIHILKRQGAENDYQPEVLQKVEELKTTLSEEDNNDLIDSVIVKTQGFVNGNIREGELNPVEKFNNLLALYDGIDKNQLRENMKYFLEKIMPACEEWDIQMCVHPDDPPYSLLGLPRIVTNEEDIDWFLNAVDNPHNGLTFCAGSLSANLQNDVPALAQKFAGRTKFVHLRSTNVFENGDFIEAHHLGGRGKLIEVVRVFEKENPELPMRIDHGRLLTDDIDKGYNPGYSFLGRMLALGQIEGVMAAVQNEMAGKS from the coding sequence ATGGAAAAAACATGGAGATGGTTCGGTAAAAAGGATAAAATACAGTTAAATATGCTCCGTCAGATCGGTGTGGAAGGCATTGTCTCCGCGCTGCATGACGTTCCGAACGGACAGGTTTGGACACTGGAAGCCATTCAGGAATATAAACAATACATAGAAAGTCACGGTCTTCGCTGGTCTGTAGTGGAAAGTCTTCCCGTAAGCGAAGCGATCAAATACGGAGGTGAAGACCGGGACTCTTTAATAGAAAATTATATTCTGAGCCTGGAAAATCTGGGAAAAGCAGGAGTAAAGACCGTATGTTATAATTTTATGCCGGTGCTGGACTGGGCAAGGACGGATCTCTTTCACGAATGGGAAGACGGTTCTTCGTCGTTGTACTTCGACAAAGCCAGATTTGCGTATTTTGAAATCCATATCCTGAAAAGGCAAGGGGCTGAAAACGATTATCAGCCGGAAGTCCTTCAGAAAGTTGAAGAACTGAAAACTACCCTCAGTGAGGAAGACAACAATGACCTGATTGATTCCGTGATTGTTAAAACACAGGGATTCGTAAACGGCAATATCAGGGAAGGGGAACTGAATCCGGTGGAAAAGTTCAATAACCTCCTGGCTTTATACGATGGGATCGATAAAAACCAGCTTCGGGAGAACATGAAGTATTTCCTGGAGAAAATAATGCCGGCATGCGAGGAATGGGATATCCAGATGTGCGTTCATCCTGATGATCCGCCATACTCATTGCTGGGCCTCCCAAGAATTGTAACCAATGAGGAGGATATCGACTGGTTCCTGAATGCCGTGGACAATCCACACAACGGACTGACATTCTGTGCCGGTTCCTTAAGTGCGAATCTTCAGAATGATGTTCCAGCGCTGGCGCAAAAATTTGCCGGCCGCACAAAATTCGTCCACCTCAGAAGCACCAATGTTTTTGAAAACGGCGATTTCATTGAAGCGCATCACCTGGGTGGCAGAGGAAAACTGATTGAGGTTGTCCGTGTATTTGAAAAAGAAAACCCGGAACTCCCGATGAGGATCGACCATGGAAGGCTGCTGACGGATGATATCGACAAAGGATACAATCCCGGCTACTCCTTCTTAGGCAGAATGCTGGCTTTAGGACAGATCGAAGGCGTAATGGCTGCCGTTCAAAATGAAATGGCAGGAAAAAGCTAA
- a CDS encoding SusC/RagA family TonB-linked outer membrane protein has translation MKGFKPIKINKATVFFAMALLPSSLAYSQAKRDTLPKEKKIEEVVVIGYGTQRKEAVTGSVATVKGDALREVPSANITQALQGRAAGVDISQSSTKPGASMQIRIRGTRSLTGSNDPLIVLDGIPFVGSLSDISSSDIKSIDILKDASATAIYGSRGANGVILVTTNRGSKGQKPRFTYNNFTGVQTLFSKYPMMDGPKFAKLRAYATPFNSANPLYATTGDESVNNNTDWQDLYYKPAMITSHDIGVSGGTEGGNYNVGLSYFKQDALIPLQNYERFALRMAVDQQVGKNFKFGFTTNTNYSQSEGNGLNPGAVLGYSPLVNPYNADGSLKRTMITAGGIDQTWIYTRQSIESLGDKYVDETKSFASYNNMYGELTLPLNGLKYRLNVGLDYRTSNSGNYAGVGVFNTNPLGPSSAGRGNNQTYHWVLENLLTYDRNFGKHKINAVALYSAEDNKYTSSYMSAKNVPADFFQYYNLGQSPQADITVRPEDQVYTKNGLLSAMGRVMYTFDNKYMITATLRADGSSRLAPGNKWHTYPALSLGWNVTNESFMQNIKAINLLKLRAGWGQTSNQAVAPYSTLGQMAVAPYNFGSGSSTGVYVTQAPNPGLGWEYSKTQNYGVDFGLFNNRLSGSVEYYKTHTFDLLTSKNLPMSSGLVNVISNVAETENKGFEVALNGVIFDNPEGFTWEAGVNFYTNRNKILALASGIDKDESNLWFVGHNINALYDYQYIGLWQAGDQHMGILEPGDPRDVVGSIKVLYTGGYNADGTPVRAIGPADRQIFDTAPKFQGGFNMRFAYKNFDLSTVGAFQHGGILISTLYGSASYLNRMTGRGNNVDVDYWTEDNTDAYFPRPGRHLSGDNPKYSSTLAMFDASYVKLRTITLGYNINKDFLKDLKINSFRVYFTVTNPVVLFSPYHKFSGMDPEPNSFGNQNQAVNGYQSRQLVIGTNNPSTRNYLMGINLTF, from the coding sequence ATGAAAGGATTTAAACCTATTAAAATTAATAAGGCAACGGTATTTTTTGCCATGGCATTATTGCCTTCCAGCCTTGCTTATTCACAAGCGAAGAGAGATACCCTGCCTAAAGAGAAAAAGATAGAGGAAGTTGTTGTCATCGGATACGGTACCCAGAGAAAAGAAGCGGTTACCGGATCTGTAGCCACCGTAAAAGGTGACGCTTTAAGAGAGGTTCCTTCTGCCAACATTACCCAGGCTTTACAGGGCAGAGCAGCGGGGGTGGACATATCACAGTCTTCCACAAAGCCGGGGGCTTCGATGCAGATCCGTATCCGTGGAACAAGGTCTCTTACCGGAAGCAATGATCCTCTGATCGTTCTGGACGGAATTCCGTTTGTGGGATCATTAAGTGACATCAGCTCCAGCGATATCAAGAGTATTGATATCCTAAAGGATGCTTCTGCAACAGCCATTTACGGTTCAAGAGGAGCCAACGGGGTTATTTTAGTGACAACCAACAGAGGTTCTAAAGGCCAGAAACCGCGTTTCACCTACAATAACTTCACCGGAGTTCAGACGCTGTTTTCTAAATACCCGATGATGGACGGTCCTAAGTTTGCGAAACTTCGTGCTTATGCTACTCCTTTTAACAGTGCGAATCCGTTGTATGCGACTACCGGAGACGAATCTGTAAACAACAATACAGACTGGCAGGATTTATATTATAAGCCGGCTATGATCACCAGCCACGATATCGGCGTATCCGGTGGAACGGAAGGCGGAAACTATAATGTTGGCTTATCTTATTTCAAACAGGATGCCTTGATTCCGCTTCAGAATTACGAGCGATTTGCCCTGCGTATGGCTGTTGACCAGCAGGTAGGTAAGAATTTCAAATTCGGTTTCACCACCAATACCAATTACTCGCAATCAGAAGGAAACGGGCTGAATCCCGGAGCTGTACTGGGATATTCTCCACTAGTTAATCCGTACAATGCAGACGGCAGCCTTAAGAGAACCATGATTACGGCCGGAGGAATCGACCAGACATGGATTTATACCCGTCAGTCTATAGAAAGTTTAGGTGATAAATATGTTGATGAAACCAAATCCTTTGCTTCCTACAACAATATGTACGGTGAACTTACTTTACCGCTGAACGGATTGAAATACAGACTAAACGTAGGATTGGATTACCGTACTTCCAACAGTGGCAACTATGCTGGAGTAGGGGTATTCAATACCAATCCGCTTGGACCTTCATCTGCCGGTAGAGGGAACAACCAGACATACCACTGGGTACTGGAGAACCTCCTGACATATGACCGTAATTTCGGGAAGCATAAAATCAATGCTGTTGCCTTATATTCTGCAGAAGATAATAAGTACACCAGTTCTTATATGAGTGCTAAGAATGTACCTGCAGATTTCTTCCAGTATTATAACCTGGGACAATCGCCCCAGGCAGACATTACCGTTAGGCCGGAAGATCAGGTATATACTAAAAACGGACTTCTGTCGGCTATGGGAAGGGTAATGTATACTTTCGACAATAAGTATATGATTACAGCAACACTGCGTGCTGACGGATCATCCAGACTGGCCCCGGGAAATAAATGGCATACCTATCCTGCATTATCATTAGGATGGAATGTAACGAATGAGTCATTCATGCAGAATATCAAAGCGATCAACCTGTTGAAGCTAAGAGCAGGATGGGGACAAACATCCAACCAGGCAGTAGCGCCATATTCCACATTAGGGCAGATGGCTGTGGCTCCGTATAATTTCGGATCCGGCAGCAGCACAGGGGTGTATGTAACTCAGGCTCCTAATCCGGGCTTAGGATGGGAATATTCCAAAACACAGAATTACGGTGTGGATTTCGGGTTATTTAACAACAGGCTTTCCGGTAGCGTAGAATATTATAAAACGCATACTTTCGACTTATTGACATCTAAAAACCTTCCGATGTCATCCGGTCTTGTCAATGTAATTTCCAATGTTGCTGAAACAGAAAACAAAGGATTTGAAGTAGCTTTGAACGGCGTTATTTTCGACAATCCTGAAGGATTTACCTGGGAAGCAGGCGTAAATTTCTATACCAACAGAAACAAAATCTTAGCGCTTGCCTCAGGAATTGATAAAGATGAATCCAACCTTTGGTTTGTAGGCCATAATATTAATGCTTTGTATGATTATCAATACATCGGATTATGGCAGGCCGGAGATCAGCACATGGGAATTCTGGAACCTGGCGATCCGAGAGATGTTGTAGGATCTATCAAGGTACTGTATACCGGAGGATATAATGCAGACGGAACACCGGTAAGAGCGATCGGCCCTGCAGACCGTCAGATTTTCGATACTGCTCCTAAATTCCAGGGAGGTTTCAACATGCGTTTCGCGTATAAAAACTTTGATTTAAGTACCGTTGGAGCATTCCAGCATGGCGGAATCCTGATCAGTACGCTGTACGGATCTGCGAGTTACCTGAACAGAATGACCGGTAGAGGAAATAACGTGGATGTTGATTACTGGACAGAAGACAATACGGATGCTTATTTTCCGCGTCCTGGAAGACACTTAAGCGGAGACAACCCTAAATATTCTTCCACACTGGCTATGTTTGACGCGTCTTATGTTAAACTGCGTACCATTACGTTAGGGTATAACATCAACAAAGATTTCCTGAAAGATTTAAAAATCAACAGCTTCAGGGTGTATTTTACCGTTACCAATCCGGTAGTGTTGTTCTCTCCGTACCATAAATTCTCCGGAATGGATCCGGAACCGAACTCTTTTGGTAATCAGAATCAGGCTGTCAACGGATACCAGTCCCGTCAGTTGGTAATCGGAACCAATAACCCTTCTACCCGAAATTATTTAATGGGAATTAACTTAACTTTTTAA